CGCGGGGGGCCGGGCCCGGGCGGTCGACGACCAGGCCGCCGGCCGAGGTCTCCTCCACGGTCGGCAGCGACCTGCGCGGCCCGTGCGGGGGCCGTGAGGGTCGGGGCATGCCGTCACTGTAACTACCCCGGCGCACCCATCTGGCACGCTTGGGGCTCGTGCCACAGACCCCCTCCGACCACCTGACCGAAGCCCGCCGGGCGGCGGCCGCGCGTCTGATCCCTCTGCAACCCCTGCTCGCCGACCTCGGAGACGTCTTCACCTCCGCAGGTCACAGGCTCGCGCTGGTCGGTGGACCGGTGCGGGACGCGCTGCTGGGGCGGGACAGCCCGGACCTCGACTTCACCACCGATGCGCGCCCGGAAGAAACCATCCGGCTGCTACGCGGGTGGGGTGACTCGCACTGGGACATCGGCAAGGCCTTCGGCACAATCGGTGCCAAGAAGGGCGAGCACGTGGTCGAGGTCACCACCTACCGGGCCGACGTGTACCGGGAGGACTCGCGCAAGCCCGAGGTTGCCTACGGCGACACGCTGGAGGCCGATCTTCTCCGTAGGGACTTCACCGTCAACGCGATGGCCCTGGAACTGCCGTCGCTGACCTTCGTCGACCCGTACGGCGGCCTGGCCGACCTGGCGGCACGCACCCTGCGCACCCCGGGTGCACCCGAGGTCTCGTTCGGCGACGACCCGCTGCGGATGATGCGCGCGGCGCGGTTCGCCGCCCAGCTCGGCTTCACCGTGGCGCCCGAGGCGGTGGCCGCGATGAAGGACATGGCCGACCGGATCTCGATCGTCTCGGCCGAGCGGATCCGGGTGGAGCTGGAGAAGCTGCTGCTCGCCCCCGACCCGCGGCCCGGCCTGGAGCTGCTGGTCTCGACCGGCCTGGCCGAGCGGGTGCTGCCCGAGCTGCCCGCGCTGAAGCTGGAGATCGACGAGCACCACCGGCACAAGGACGTCTACGAGCACTCGCTGATCGTGCTGGAGCAGGCGATCGCGCTGGAGGACGGGCCGGAGGGACCGGTGCCCGGGCCGGACCTGGTGCTGCGCCTGGCCGCGATCCTGCACGACATCGGCAAGCCGGCCACCCGCCGGTTCGAGCCGGGGGGCGGGGTGTCGTTCCACCACCACGAGATGGAGGGCGCCAAGCTCACCACCCGGCGGATGCGGGCCCTGCGGTTCGACAAGGACACGACGCAGCAGGTCTCCCGGCTGGTGCAGCTGCACCTGCGCTTCCACGGGTACGGCGACGGCGCCTGGACCGACTCGGCGGTGCGCCGCTACGTCACCGACGCCGGCCCGTTGCTGGACCGCCTGCACAAGCTCACCCGGTCCGACTGCACCACCCGGAACAAGCGCAAGGCCGCTCGCCTGGCCGGGGCCTACGACGACCTGGAGCGCCGCATCGCCGAACTGCGGGACCAGGAGGAACTGGACTCGGTCCGGCCCGACCTGGACGGCAACCAGATCATGGAGATCCTCGGCATCCCGGCCGGCCGGGACGTCGGCCGGGCCTGGAAGTTCCTCAAGGAGCTGCGGCTCGACCGGGGGCAGATCGGGTTCGACGAGGCGCGTGAGGAACTGCTGGCGTGGTGGGCGAGGGAGCAGGAAGGGGCCGCCGGTGACCCGGACGGCGCAACCTCGGCCCGTTCGGGCGGGGAAACCACCACAACGGCCTAATCGTTAACTACGGAGTGCGTGGACGGCGCGCGCGAGGACCGCTCGTCGGGGACCATGGAGACGTCGGGAACCGGCGATTGTCCGGGATGTGGACGCCGAACGGGGTGGTTCGAACGTCAGCGTGTCGCCGCCATCACTCGTGGTTACCGCGGAGTTTCGTGGTGGGCGCCGGGTTCATTCGCAACAATTGGACCGTGTCGCGGCGCGTCAAAGGGTGAGCGATACACCCGATGGGGTAAGCCTGGTTGTTTTTCTTTTGGTCCGCCGTTGGCCTCCGGGCCCGCTGGACTCTAGAGTTGCGGAGCCTCGGACACTTGAGGCGAGATCAGGCGCAACTCGTTGTCAGAGGCAATACGCAACGCAGAGCGACCAAGTCGTTACTAGTAAGGGGAGGAGTCATCGTGCAAAGCGGGATCGCCTATGCCGCAGGGCAACTCCTTGCCGTGGTCGCGCCGAGAACTGTGCTCGTCGTGGACGCGCCGACGGATTGGTCGCTGGCCGGTCCGTTGTGGGAGCTGGCCCTCGACGACGCACCCGTCGACGAGATCCTCGACGTGCTGGTCCGGCGGGGCATCCGCACGGCTCCCAGCTTCGCGATCGTCCGGGTCGAGGCGGACGCCGTGCGCGCCCTCGTCCGGGGATCAGTTCCGGTGTGCTTCGAGCGAGCCGGTGAGCCGGTCCGGCTGGACGCCACGGGCGCCACCACCTGGCTGGAGGGGCTCATCTCGGGCGCCCGCCGGGTTCTGGTCGGCGACGTGGAGGCCGGCTCCGAGCTGCCCTTCACCGTTTCCACCGGGGTGGTGCTGGTCTCAGGCCTGGCCCTGAACTGCACCCCCACCACCGCCGACGGCGAAAGCATCGCCGAGGCTCCCGCCGAGGCCGTCGCGGCCGGTGCGGTGGCTCTCGCCGACGCGCCGTCCGCCGCCGACTCCGCCCCGCTCAGCCTGGCCGGGTCGACCGGTTCCGATCACCGTGTCGTCGACCTGACCGAGGGCGAGTCGCGCACCCCCGCCTACTCCGGCGCTCCCGGCCCGGAGGCCAAGCAGGGCTGGTCCGCGCTGCCCTCCCGCACCGGCGGCTTCTCCCGCGAGGTCAACGGCCACGTCCCGTCGGTGCTGGACTCCCCGTCCACGAGCACCCCGGCGGCGTCCTCCGGCTCCTCCGGCCCGCTCCCCACACCGTCCTCGTTCTTCGAGTCCCGCAGCACCGGCGACGACGACAACGACGACCCGGGCGAGCTGCTCGACGTCGACGAGCCCGCCGACTCCACCGAGAGCGAGCAGGCCCGGTCGTTCGACTTCGACAACCTGCTCACCGACGACTCGCCGAAGAGCCCGGCGCCCGCCGACCTGCCCGACCCGGAGTCCGGTGGCATCGACGGTCCCGGCCTGAACGGTCACGGCCCGGGCGTCCCGCCCAAGCCGCGTCCCGGTGGTGTCCCGGCCGGCTGGCCGCCCGCCTCCGACGACTCGGAGCCGTTCTCCGCGTTCCGGTCCGAGCCGTCCACCCCGGAGCCCCCGGCCCCCACCCCGTCGTGGGGTGCGCCGGAACCGGCCCCGAGCGCCTTCACCCCGGAGCCGACGCCCGCGCCCAGCGCGTTCACGCCCGAGCCCGCTCCGTCGGCCGACCCGCAGCCGGCGCTCGGCGACCTGCCGCTGAGGGTGCGTGGCCGTTCGCTGCGCCCCGAGCACCAGGCGCCGCCGGCTCCGAACTCGCCGGTCAACGGCTCGCGCATGCTCGGCGAGCCGGACGACCGATCGCCGCACAACAGCGGGTCGATCTTCGAGCCGCAGGGCTCGGGCTTCGACGCTCCTGGTTCGGCCTTCGACTCGCCGGCCTCCGCCTTCGACGCCCCGGCGCCGGTCGAGGAGTCCGCGTCCGAGGTGTCCCGGGTGGACCTGCCCCCGGCCTTCTTCCGCGGTTCCCGCAACCGTCCGGACGACGAGCCGGCCGAGGCCCCGCAGGACGACTGGCAGAGCAACCAGGAGAACAACGCCTGGGCCCCGCCCAGCCGTGGTGGCTTCAGCGGCACCGGTGGCTTCAACGGCCAGGCGCCGGCCTTCGGCGGACCGCCGGCCATGCCGGACGCCTTCCGCCCCGGCACCGAGGGCGACGAGTCCGAGGCCGGCAACGGTTACGACGACAACCCGGTCGCCGAGAACGACGACGAGCCGGAGTCCGCCGACCAGGAGGTCGAGGGCCAGCGTGAGCCCCCGCGCCTGCTCGGTGTCTGGTGCGACGCCGGGCACGTCACCTCGCCCGACCGTTCGGAGTGCCGGGTCTGCGGTCTGACCGTCCCGCCGCAGGCGCCGATCCTGGTCGCCCGCCCGGCGCTGGGCGTGCTGGTCTTCGACAACGGTGACCGGATCGAGGTCGACCGCCCGGTCGTGCTCGGCCGTGACCCGAAGTCGAACGCCACCGCGGCCGACCCGGAAGAGCCGATCCTGCACGCGGTGGCCAGCTCCACCGGCCAGGTTTCCCGCACCCACGCCGAGATCCGGCCGTCCAACTGGGACGTCCTGCTCACCGACCTGGGCGCGATGAACGGCACGGCGCTCACCCTGCCGGGCGAGTCGCCGCAGGCGATCGAGCCGGGCGTGCCCACCGTGATCACCCCGGGCTGCCGGGTCGACCTCGGTGGCGAGACCGGCTTCGTGTTCGAGGTCGAGGGCTGACTCAGTCCGTAGCGTTCCGCTGACCAGCGGGGGTCCGGTTCACCGGGCCCCCGCTGGTCGTTTGCGCCACGGGTGCGGAGGTCTGGCGCTGCCGGTGCTCCCGCAGCGTGTAGAGCACGGCGGCCACGGTGAACAGCAGCGCGACGTCCATGAACACCATCTGCGAGTAGCCGTCCTCGGGCAGCAGCAGGATCGACAGCCCGGCGGCAGACACCAGGGCCACGTTGAACACGACGTCGTAGAAGCCGAAGACCCGCCCGCGGAAGGCGTCGTCGACGTCGCCCTGGAGGATCGAGTCGACGCAGATCTTGATGCTCTGGCCGGTCATCCCGAACACGAACGAGCCGAGGTAGAGCAGCCACCGGGCGGCGTCCGCCACGAAGAGGGCCTGCACCATCGCGGCGATGCCCAGGCAGGCGCCGATCCAGCGCCAGGCTCCGATCCGGCCGGCCACCAGCGGGGTGAGGAAGGCGGCCGCGGCCACCCCGACACCCAGCGCGGCCACGGCCTGCGCCAGCAGCGTGACGCCGGCGTCCGGGTTTCCGGGGTCGCTGAAGAAGTTCCGGCACAGCAACATCACCGTGATCGTCATGATCCCGTAGCCGATGCGGTGCAGGCCGATCACCCCGAGCGCGTTGGCCACGGTGCGGCGGCCCCGCACATGCTCCGCTCCGGCCCGGAGATCGCGCAGCACGTCCCGGGCCACCGAGCCGAGCGACCGCAGGTTCAGCGGGGCGCTGACGTCCGGCCCGAGCAGGGTCCGGGGGATGCGCAGCGCGAGCAGCGAGGCGGTGGCGTAGCCGAGGGCCGCGATCGCGACCACCGTGGCGTCGGTGCCGTCGCCGGTGCCGAGCAGGGTGCGCAGGCCGTAGCCGACGGCGCCGCCGGTCATCGTGGCCACGGTGCCGCAGGTGGGGGAGACCGCGTTGGCCATGACCAGCTCGTGCCGGGGCACCACGTGCGGCAGTGAGGCCCCCAGGCCGGCCAGGAAGAACCGGTTCATCGACAGGCAGGCCAGGGCGGCGACGAAGACCGGTGGCCCGACGCCGACGGTGAAGATCATGAGGGCCACCGTCAGCACCATCACCGAGCGGACGGCGTTGGCCAGGAGCAGCACCTGCCGTCGTTGCCAGACGTCCAGCAGGACGCCGGTGAACGGTCCGATCAGGGTGTAGGGCACCACCGTGACGACGGCCGCGACCGCCACCGCGGTGGGGGTGGTGGCCCGGTCGGCGGAGAAGAAGACGAGGCTGGCCAGGCCGACCTGGAAGGCGCCGTCACTGGCCTGGGAGACCAGTCGCACGCAGAACAGCTTGCGGAAGTTCCCGCCCCGGAGCACCACCAGCAGGTCGGAGAGGAAGGACCGTCTGTTCGCGGACACCCGACCAACAGTAAGCCGGTATGGCGCTCGTCACCTGTCGGAGGACGACCGGTGGGCGCGGGGCGGACGGCGGAGGTTCAGCCGTTCGCCGGTGCGGTGGGCGGCACGAGCGCCTCGACGGGCAGCCCGCGGGAGAGGCGGTCCACGGCCCGCAGGGCGTGCGGGATCCGGTGCCGGCCGGCGAGCTGTCGCACCAGGCTCGCCGCGGCCTCCGGCGCCAGCCCGGCGGCGGTGACCAGGAGCGGCCGGGTGGAGGTGCCGCGGCGCACCTCCAGGGCGTGGGTGGCGGTGCGGAACGCGGTCTTGGCCACGCCGACCACGGTGATGCCGAACTCGTCGTGCACGTAGCGGCCCATCCCCGGGGTGCCGGACGGGTCGAGGTCGACGAACCCGTCCACCACGAGAAGGTCCGGCAGCCGGTCGAGTTCGGACAGCACGGCGCGCACGGGCGGCAGCTCGCGCCGGTAGAACAGACCGGGCTCGTAGGGTGCCACGTCGTCCACCATTGACACCCGCGCGCCGGTGAGCCGCGAGAAGGTGGGGGAGTCGCCGAGCACCAGGGCCGCCCGGGCACCGCCGGTGGGTGGATATCCGACATCCACCGCGGCGTATGTGTCGATCACCTCGTCGCCCCTTCGTGCCGTTCGCCTGACCTGGGCATTCTGGTCCAACTACGGTGTGACGGGTGGGGCTTCTGAGCGATATTTTCTGGGTGGGGGTCAGCGGTCTGCCGCTGACCGTGGTTCTGGCGGTCTGCGGCGGTGTGCTGCGGCTCGCTCTCAAGCGGTTGCCGGACTGGTACTTCCCGGCCGCGATGGTGCTGATCGCGGCGGTCGTGGCCTACGCGTTCCTGTACCTGTACCGGCTGGACGGTGACGGTGGGCTGGAGACGATCCTGCCGCTGCTGTACCTGTTCAACGCCGTGGTGGCCGTGGTGATCATCGGCGTGTGGTGGGCCGTGCTCGCTGTCCGGCGTCGCCGCCGGGTTCTCGCCGTCAGCTGAGAGACCAAGAGCCGGGCAGCCTTTCGGCTGCCCGGCTCTTCAGTTCGCGGTGCGGATCACTCCTCGCCGCGGATGAACTTCTCCACGTTCTCGCGGGCCTGACGGTCTTCGACCTGGACCGGCGGGGACTTCATCAGGTAGGACGAGGCCGAGATGACCGGTCCGCCCTGGCCGCGGTCCTTGGCGATCTTCGCGGCGCGCAGGGCGTCGATGATCACGCCGGCCGAGTTCGGGGAGTCCCAGACCTCGAGCTTGTACTCCAGGTTCAGCGGCACGTCGCCGAACGCGCGACCCTCGAGGCGCACGTAGGCCCACTTGCGGTCGTCCAGCCACTGCACGTAGTCGCTCGGGCCGATGTGCACGTTGCGGGCGCCGAGGTCGTGCTCGATGTTGCTGGTGACGGCCTGAGTCTTGGAGATCTTCTTGGACTCGAGGCGGTCCCGCTCGAGCATGTTCTTGAAGTCCATGTTGCCGCCGACGTTCAGCTGGTACGTGCGGTCCAGGACGACGCCCCGGTCCTCGAACAGCTTCGCCATCACGCGGTGCGTGATCGTGGCGCCGACCTGGCTCTTGATGTCGTCACCGACGATCGGGACACCGGCGTCGATGAACTTCTGCGCCCACTCCGGGTCGGAGGCGATGAAGACGGGCAGGGCGTTGACGAACGCGACCTTGGCGTCGATCGCGGCCTGCGCGTAGAACTTGTCGGCCTCCTCCGAGCCCACCGGCAGGTAGCTGACCAGGACGTCGACCTGACGCTCCTTCAGCACCTCGACGACGTCGACCGGAGCCTCGTCGGACTGCTCGATGGTCTCCAGGTAGTACTTGCCCAGACCGTCGAGCGTCGGACCGCGCTGCACGGTGACGCCGGTCGGCGGCACGTCGGCGATCTTGATGGTGTTGTTCTCGCTGGAGTTGATCGCGTCCGCGAGGTCGAAACCGACCTTCTTGGCGTCCACGTCGAACGCCGCGACGAACTCGATGTCACGCACGTGGTAGTCGCCGAACTGGACGTGCATCAGACCGGGGACCGTGCCCTGCGGGTCAGCGTCGGCGTAGAAGTGCACGCCCTGCACCAGCGAGGACGCGCAGTTACCTACACCGACGATGGCAACGCGGATGGAGCCCATGCGTTTCTCCTTTTGGTTCTAACGGGATCGTGAGCGGCGACCGGGCGCCGGGGACTGGGGTGGCTACCGGCCGTCGTCGTCAGGGGGGTGGGTCATGTTGCTCGACCTCTCGGTGTCGATCAGCTCGGAGAGCCATCGCACCTCGCGGTCCACGGATTCCAGCCCGTGGCGCTGTAGTTCGAGCGTGTACTGCTCGGCGCGTTCCCGGCTGCGTTGCATCGTCTGCCGGTAGCCCTCGCGCCGCTCCTCCAGCCGGCTGCGCCGGCCCTCCAGGATCTGAAGCCGGGTGACGGCGTCGGTCCTGGCGAAGAAGGCGAAGTGGACGTCGAACCGCTCGTCCTCCCAGGCCGCGGGCCCGGGGTGGCTGACGAGGGACTGGAAGCGTTCCTTGCCCTCAGCGGTGAGCTCGTAGACGATCCGGGCCCGCCGGCCGGCCAGGGGCGAGGCCGGGGCGGTGGAGTCGGGCGCCTTGGCGACCGGGTCGGCCTCGCGGATCCAGCCGGAGGCCAGCAGCGATTTCAGACACGGGTACAAGGTGCCGTAGGACAGGGCCCGGAGCGGACCGAGCAGGGCGTTGAGCCGCTTGCGCAACTCGTATCCGTGGAGCCCGGACTCCTGGAGCAGACCGAGGACAGCCAGCTCCAGGACGTCACTGCGACGGCCCATGGCGGCACCTCCTCTTCCTGGTTCCAGGTCGGGTCTCGAGCGGACCCGGATACACGGGACGCCGATACCCCGTTACATCGACGCAATGTATCGGAGCGATATATCCGAGCTTCGGATCAGAAGATACGGCGCCGTGAACCCGGGGACAAGACCGGGTGGATCACAATTGACGATTCGGGGTGGAGTGGTCGCACACAGTGAAAGCTGCGCTATTGCGACAACCTCACAGCGAAAAGCCCTAGGCTCGTCACCGGCGGATTTGGGAAGACGAGGGGGGTCGCCGCACACTGGACCGATCCGTCAACACGGACTAAAGCCTCAGGGCGCACGGAAACTGGAGGGCAACGGCCATCGTGGAACGTCCTTCTGGTCCATCCCGGCGCCGTCCCGGACCCCCCGACGGCGAAGCGAACGGGCGCGACGGCCTCGGCGGCCGTCGCCTCGGCGGTCAGCAGTCCGGCAACGGTCTCGGCGGACAGCGGTCAACCGGTGGTGAGCAGCCCGGCCTCGGTGGCCGTCGGCTGAACGCGCAACAGGGCCAGTCCCGGCAGGGGCTCGGCGGGCACCGCAACAGTGCCAACGGTAACCCGGCCATGGGCTCGCGCCCGCCGGCCGACACGCCCGCACCGCAGGGACGGCCCCCGCAGCCGTCCCGCCGCTCGCAGCAGCAGGCGCCGGGTCGCTCCGAGCAGCCACCCCAGCCGATGTCGCGTCGGTCGCAGCAGCGCCAGCAGCAGCCCCCGTCCCGTTCCGAGCAGCGCTATGCCGAGAGCCGTAGCGTCGCGCCGCCGGAGACCCCCTCACGTCCGCCGGCTCCCGGTCCCTACGAGCGTGGTCCGCGCGACGAGCAGCCGCTGCGCCCCCGGGGCACCAGGTCGGCCGAACGCGCTCCCGAGCGTCCCTCGGCCCGGCCGGTCGCCCCGGCCTCGGAGAGGCCGTATTCGGCACTCTCGCCCGATCGTCACGACGACAGCACGGCCGTTTACGGCGCGTCGCCGTACGCCGAGCTGGGCCCTGGGGCACAGTCGCCGGATGAGCTCTCCCGTGGCCGTCGCATGCAGAACCGCCTGCGCGACAGCCAGGCCGGCCGGATCCTCGCCAACACCGGTGCCCTGAACATGTTCATGAACGGGGAGGGGGAGCAGCTGGACAGCAAGTCCTCCCCGCCCCGGCGGTCCCGGGCCCGGCAGGGTGGTGGCGGCGGTCGTGACGGCGAGGACGGCATGCCGCCGCAGGGCTACCGGCGCTACCTCAACTACCCGCGCTGGGGAAAGGCCGGGGTCAAGCGCTGGCTGCCCTCGTGGAAGCTGGTCACCGGCGTCTTCTCGTTCTTCGCGCTGCTGATCGTCGGCGTCGTGTTCTGGTTCTACAACTCGGTCGCGCTGCCGGCCGAAGACCCCGACACCCTGGCGCAGACCACCACCGTCTACTACTCCGACCAGAAGACCGTGCTCGGCAAGCTCCAGGTGCAGAACCGGGAGAGCGTCGAGCTGGCCCAGGTGCCGGACTACGTGCGTAAGTCGGTGCTGGCCGCCGAGGACAACACGTTCTACTCGAACAGCGGCGTCAACCCCACCTCGATCGTCCGCGCCGTGCTCGCCACGGTCAGCGGCGGCAACCAGCAGGGTGGCTCGACGATCAGCCAGCAGTACGTGAAGAACGTGTACAACCAGAAAGAGCTCTCGTACAAGCGCAAGCTGAACGAGGCCGTGCTGGCCATCAAGATCAACCGCACGCTCGGCAAGGACAAGATCCTTGAGCGCTACCTGAACACCATCTACTGGGGCCGCGGTGCCTGGGGCATCCAGGCCGCCTCGAAAACGTACTTCAACAAGGACGTCTCGAAGCTGACCAAGTCGGAGGGCGCCTTCCTGGCGGGCATCATCAACGCCCCCGAGGCCGCCGACCCCAGGGACGAGGACCCGACCCACGCCGAGCGCGCCGAGCGGCGCTGGGGCGTCGTGCTCGACGCCATGGTCGGCGAGGGCTGGCTGGACGCCTCGGAGCGGGCCCAGATGACCTTCCCCAAGGTGATCAAGGAGAAGACCACCCAGTCCACCACCGGCCAGGCCGCCTACCTGATGGAGATGGTGAAGGAGGAGGCGGCGGAGGCCGGCTTCGACGAGAAGGCGCTCACCACCGGTGGTTACAACATCACCACCACCTTCAACAAGCGTCTGGTCACGGCCGGTCAGAAGGCCGTGAAGGAGTGGACCGGCGACGCCTCCAAGAACCTGCGCGTCGGCATGGCCTCGATCAACCCGAGCACCGGTGGCGTGCTGGCCATCTACGGCGGCACCGACATCAACAAGCAGCTGAACCAGGCCACCAAGGACCGAGCCCAGGCCGCCTCCACGTTCAAGGCCTTCGGTCTGGTGGCGGCGCTGAAAGACGGCGTCAGCCTGAAGTCCTACTACGACGGCAACAGTGGCAAGATCATCGAGGGCGTCAAGGTCAGCAACTTCGGCAACGAGAAGCTGGGCCAGATCGACCTGGTGAAGGCCACCGCGCAGTCGGTCAACACCGTCTACGTCGCGCTGAACAGTGAGGTCGGGCCGGAGAAGTCGCAGCAGGCGGCGATCGACGCGGGCATCCCGAAAGACACGCCCGACCTGAAAGACAACCTGGTCAACGTGCTGGGCTC
This genomic interval from Kineosporia corallincola contains the following:
- a CDS encoding inositol-3-phosphate synthase, which translates into the protein MGSIRVAIVGVGNCASSLVQGVHFYADADPQGTVPGLMHVQFGDYHVRDIEFVAAFDVDAKKVGFDLADAINSSENNTIKIADVPPTGVTVQRGPTLDGLGKYYLETIEQSDEAPVDVVEVLKERQVDVLVSYLPVGSEEADKFYAQAAIDAKVAFVNALPVFIASDPEWAQKFIDAGVPIVGDDIKSQVGATITHRVMAKLFEDRGVVLDRTYQLNVGGNMDFKNMLERDRLESKKISKTQAVTSNIEHDLGARNVHIGPSDYVQWLDDRKWAYVRLEGRAFGDVPLNLEYKLEVWDSPNSAGVIIDALRAAKIAKDRGQGGPVISASSYLMKSPPVQVEDRQARENVEKFIRGEE
- a CDS encoding MFS transporter; protein product: MSANRRSFLSDLLVVLRGGNFRKLFCVRLVSQASDGAFQVGLASLVFFSADRATTPTAVAVAAVVTVVPYTLIGPFTGVLLDVWQRRQVLLLANAVRSVMVLTVALMIFTVGVGPPVFVAALACLSMNRFFLAGLGASLPHVVPRHELVMANAVSPTCGTVATMTGGAVGYGLRTLLGTGDGTDATVVAIAALGYATASLLALRIPRTLLGPDVSAPLNLRSLGSVARDVLRDLRAGAEHVRGRRTVANALGVIGLHRIGYGIMTITVMLLCRNFFSDPGNPDAGVTLLAQAVAALGVGVAAAAFLTPLVAGRIGAWRWIGACLGIAAMVQALFVADAARWLLYLGSFVFGMTGQSIKICVDSILQGDVDDAFRGRVFGFYDVVFNVALVSAAGLSILLLPEDGYSQMVFMDVALLFTVAAVLYTLREHRQRQTSAPVAQTTSGGPVNRTPAGQRNATD
- a CDS encoding FHA domain-containing protein, coding for MQSGIAYAAGQLLAVVAPRTVLVVDAPTDWSLAGPLWELALDDAPVDEILDVLVRRGIRTAPSFAIVRVEADAVRALVRGSVPVCFERAGEPVRLDATGATTWLEGLISGARRVLVGDVEAGSELPFTVSTGVVLVSGLALNCTPTTADGESIAEAPAEAVAAGAVALADAPSAADSAPLSLAGSTGSDHRVVDLTEGESRTPAYSGAPGPEAKQGWSALPSRTGGFSREVNGHVPSVLDSPSTSTPAASSGSSGPLPTPSSFFESRSTGDDDNDDPGELLDVDEPADSTESEQARSFDFDNLLTDDSPKSPAPADLPDPESGGIDGPGLNGHGPGVPPKPRPGGVPAGWPPASDDSEPFSAFRSEPSTPEPPAPTPSWGAPEPAPSAFTPEPTPAPSAFTPEPAPSADPQPALGDLPLRVRGRSLRPEHQAPPAPNSPVNGSRMLGEPDDRSPHNSGSIFEPQGSGFDAPGSAFDSPASAFDAPAPVEESASEVSRVDLPPAFFRGSRNRPDDEPAEAPQDDWQSNQENNAWAPPSRGGFSGTGGFNGQAPAFGGPPAMPDAFRPGTEGDESEAGNGYDDNPVAENDDEPESADQEVEGQREPPRLLGVWCDAGHVTSPDRSECRVCGLTVPPQAPILVARPALGVLVFDNGDRIEVDRPVVLGRDPKSNATAADPEEPILHAVASSTGQVSRTHAEIRPSNWDVLLTDLGAMNGTALTLPGESPQAIEPGVPTVITPGCRVDLGGETGFVFEVEG
- a CDS encoding transglycosylase domain-containing protein, which codes for MERPSGPSRRRPGPPDGEANGRDGLGGRRLGGQQSGNGLGGQRSTGGEQPGLGGRRLNAQQGQSRQGLGGHRNSANGNPAMGSRPPADTPAPQGRPPQPSRRSQQQAPGRSEQPPQPMSRRSQQRQQQPPSRSEQRYAESRSVAPPETPSRPPAPGPYERGPRDEQPLRPRGTRSAERAPERPSARPVAPASERPYSALSPDRHDDSTAVYGASPYAELGPGAQSPDELSRGRRMQNRLRDSQAGRILANTGALNMFMNGEGEQLDSKSSPPRRSRARQGGGGGRDGEDGMPPQGYRRYLNYPRWGKAGVKRWLPSWKLVTGVFSFFALLIVGVVFWFYNSVALPAEDPDTLAQTTTVYYSDQKTVLGKLQVQNRESVELAQVPDYVRKSVLAAEDNTFYSNSGVNPTSIVRAVLATVSGGNQQGGSTISQQYVKNVYNQKELSYKRKLNEAVLAIKINRTLGKDKILERYLNTIYWGRGAWGIQAASKTYFNKDVSKLTKSEGAFLAGIINAPEAADPRDEDPTHAERAERRWGVVLDAMVGEGWLDASERAQMTFPKVIKEKTTQSTTGQAAYLMEMVKEEAAEAGFDEKALTTGGYNITTTFNKRLVTAGQKAVKEWTGDASKNLRVGMASINPSTGGVLAIYGGTDINKQLNQATKDRAQAASTFKAFGLVAALKDGVSLKSYYDGNSGKIIEGVKVSNFGNEKLGQIDLVKATAQSVNTVYVALNSEVGPEKSQQAAIDAGIPKDTPDLKDNLVNVLGSANVHPIDMADAYSTFAAQGVHRQWHVLTSIANGEDKEEVYTVPEDVTKGTRVFDKDVIADATYALQHVVTEGSGSYAKSLNRPIAGKTGSSTDNKSAWFIGYTPQVVTAVALHQVGKDGTSVVSLDGFGGFSEITGGTIPTRIWTSYMEAALKGKDVVDFPDPAMGGQVTNASPTPEVTQTPTPTVTETQTPTPTVTETQQQPTPDDTNNWQTSTPTTTETADPDVTSTDEATTTWPGQDDDDDDDNNPFG
- a CDS encoding endonuclease V → MDQNAQVRRTARRGDEVIDTYAAVDVGYPPTGGARAALVLGDSPTFSRLTGARVSMVDDVAPYEPGLFYRRELPPVRAVLSELDRLPDLLVVDGFVDLDPSGTPGMGRYVHDEFGITVVGVAKTAFRTATHALEVRRGTSTRPLLVTAAGLAPEAAASLVRQLAGRHRIPHALRAVDRLSRGLPVEALVPPTAPANG
- a CDS encoding CCA tRNA nucleotidyltransferase, which codes for MPQTPSDHLTEARRAAAARLIPLQPLLADLGDVFTSAGHRLALVGGPVRDALLGRDSPDLDFTTDARPEETIRLLRGWGDSHWDIGKAFGTIGAKKGEHVVEVTTYRADVYREDSRKPEVAYGDTLEADLLRRDFTVNAMALELPSLTFVDPYGGLADLAARTLRTPGAPEVSFGDDPLRMMRAARFAAQLGFTVAPEAVAAMKDMADRISIVSAERIRVELEKLLLAPDPRPGLELLVSTGLAERVLPELPALKLEIDEHHRHKDVYEHSLIVLEQAIALEDGPEGPVPGPDLVLRLAAILHDIGKPATRRFEPGGGVSFHHHEMEGAKLTTRRMRALRFDKDTTQQVSRLVQLHLRFHGYGDGAWTDSAVRRYVTDAGPLLDRLHKLTRSDCTTRNKRKAARLAGAYDDLERRIAELRDQEELDSVRPDLDGNQIMEILGIPAGRDVGRAWKFLKELRLDRGQIGFDEAREELLAWWAREQEGAAGDPDGATSARSGGETTTTA
- a CDS encoding PadR family transcriptional regulator; this encodes MGRRSDVLELAVLGLLQESGLHGYELRKRLNALLGPLRALSYGTLYPCLKSLLASGWIREADPVAKAPDSTAPASPLAGRRARIVYELTAEGKERFQSLVSHPGPAAWEDERFDVHFAFFARTDAVTRLQILEGRRSRLEERREGYRQTMQRSRERAEQYTLELQRHGLESVDREVRWLSELIDTERSSNMTHPPDDDGR